A window of Fusarium falciforme chromosome 1, complete sequence genomic DNA:
GAGCAGGAGTAGGAGTCGGTCTCGAAGGTTGAGGATCCCTTGCGGGAGATGAAGCGGCCTTCTCCTGTGGCTTGGAAGCAGGGGCCTTgtgctgcttctcctcggtcATCGAGTCCGTCTGAACACCGTTTGAGGTATACCTCGATGAGGATGCCTCGCCCGATGCTCGCTCCCCGGGAAAGCCTCGAGGCTCCGTCTGGGTACCGCGGCTGTAAAACGCGATGACCTTTCGGGAGCCCTTCGACCTAGGATCTTGCACCTTGACCCTGGCGAGTTCGAGTTCGGGCTCAGATTCCGGAACTCGAGGACGCCAACGACGGTCGGTGCGACGAAAGATGGCGGCCAGACCGGAGAAGTCGGCGTCGGGGTCATAACCCCTTCGCTGCTCCTCCTGTCTGGCAGCCTCGTCGCGCCTCTCCCGCTGTCGGCGTCgatcctcgagctccttctgcCTTActacctccctctccctcacctCCCGTTCCCGCTCCCGCATCGCCAACTCGTACTCTCGTGTGGCCCGCTCCTCACTCTCCTTCCTGCGACGCCTCTCCCAGTCCTCGgtgaggagcttcttgaagaaggctTCCCCAGCCGTGTCCCTGGGATCAGCGTCGAGGTTCACCTCACCAGGCTCTGGAAACAGAATCTCCAGGTCCATGCAACGGTAGGCATAGTCTCTTGCGAGAACTATGCCATCCCGGACGGTTCCGGGGAGGTGGTACGCCGTAAACAAAATGTTTggcgaggagaggaggaaccagagcTGCCAACAATTGGCAAAGAAAGGCTCTGTCTGCGACCTCAGACGTGAGTAGTCGCTCTGCCAGATCCAGGGGATCAGGCAGAGGGCCGCCGCCGTAACGGCCTGCAGGAACACCACGGCCCTGGAGGTGTTGATCAGCCTCCGGAAGTGGTAGAGCATCAGCAACCACCACAGGAACCGCGGGCTCACTGCAAAGACCCAGAAAGCCAGTCGGAGAAGCACAAGTGGGAGCGTGTCGTACTCCGGGTCGAAGCACTCGTGCATGTTGAAGATCGAGTCCCATTCACACCCCTCTCGGAGGGGAAGCCACATGGGAAGATCTTCAGGGCGCATCTTGTTGTCGGACATTCTGCTGTGTATATCTAGTCAGCGCTCAAAGCTGGTGACAGTAGCGTCGCTATATGGTTAAAGGGGTATATCAAGGTGACTCTGTGCGAGTGTGTATATAAAGCTGCGATACTTGTCACTTACTCTGGTGTCGGGGATGCTTCGCCTTTTTAAAAGTGATCGCGACTGCTGCTgatgagagaagaagaagaaagaacgAGGGGAAGCCGAGATTGTTTTCATTCTTTATTGTTTGACTCGAATTATTCGTTGTGCGTGGGAAAACTGGCGGGCAGTGATTGACACTGGCAACCAAGTGCCAGGCCGGCCGTTCACTCAAAGGAGGCATCGTCGGTTACTGCCAGTGCCAGGCCAGTTTGGAACAAAGATAACGATAAGACATTGCGTTGTTGCATGAATTGGCCTGGCTTGATCGGTATTGACATCAAGTTCATGTCTCCGTTGGCCATGAAGCATCGAGTCATCGTGATGCTGTGTGCTAGTGGTGATACAACTACATGAACAGCTTCCTTTCACGCAATCAAGACTTATTGTTGGCAAATACAGATTATTCATTCACAGCATAGACAATGTAGGATAAAGTCGTGTCGAACAAAGTCTTTGTTTAACAAACACCTAACAAAGGGGTTCTGTTTGTTCCCTCAACACCCATATATCGCCAAAGTCCAGCACACAAACCAAGGTATCTCTGATCCAACCAACGCCAATGCCTCCCATCACGTGTTCCCGGTCCTGTCATCACTCATTATCCTTGACCGATTCAGCCATGATTCACTTCCTGCCCCGAGCAATCAACCTTGTATGCAGTTCAACCATTACATTGCTCCATTCCTCCTCCCCAGCACCAACAGCCTTGCCAACCCTCGACCCAAGGAACTCGGCCACCTTTGATACGTTGAAGTGTTCACCATACAAAACCTTGGCCTCAGGGGTGACAGCTACATCCAGTCCTTCAGGGCCACTTTGGCCCAGCAGGTTCAGCTTGACCTCCACCCGGGTTTCCAGGGGTACAAGCAGCAGGGAAGTCGTGATCGCCACGCTTGAGTCAGATGTCTTTTGCACAGTCGTCGGGAACGAGGCATTCATACGACCAACTTGTGTCGAGACCAGGTTGGCCTTGTCCCAAGCTGCTCGCACCATATTCAGGAGATGAGAAACCTCGGTTCGGCTCTGGGGGAGAGCACGAACATGGTCTCGAATACACTGCAAGAAGAACTCCTTCTCTGCTGTCTTAGGGAGCGGGTTCTTCTCACGGCTGTCGGCAATGTACCACAGGTCGATCGTCGAGTTCGGTCGGTGCGTTTTGAACGAGGCAATGTCAAAGACAATCTCGATCTCACGCTTGTAGGCCATGGAAAGGACTGTGCCCGAGATTCCAGTCACGGCCCAGCCGTGCTCTTTCTCGATAGCGTCCACGCGAGCTGATGGATGTTAGTTACTGAATAACACAACAAAGATATTGAAAGAGGGATACATACCTTTGAGGCTGTTAACCTCGGTACTCGTCCAACCACGGCACTCTTCTCTGATCTTCTCAGACTCCTTAATGTCCTCTAAGCACTTCTGTTTCCGTGCCACCAAATCCTCTACTTCGACTTCCGAAGCTTGGAATTGCTCCCGGAGATCCGCGATACGCTTCTTCTTAAGCTCGATATCTTGATCAAGGTCCGACAGCTCCTCACGAGCAGCCTCAAGATCAGCTGGGTCACAATCAGCCAGTTCTCGAGCTACTTCCTCAAGGTTACCACTCTCCTCCACGAGGGACTGGTACCGAGTCATGATGGCGGGCAGGACAGAGTCGAGAAGGCTCTTTTGCTGGTCCAAAGACTCCTTGTCCACCTCCATGCCCTCATCGATCCTGAGCAAACCCTCCTTCAGTCCATCCTGCAGCTTCATTCGCCACTCGTACCACATGGCCTTGCTCAGAAGGCGGGCGTGGTTCTTGACATTCATGAATTGCTTGTCCATAAGAGTCTTGATCTCGGGTGTCGCTGCCATGTACTCTTTGAATAGTGGCGGGTTCTCCTCAAACGTGTCCATCTCGATTTCCTTGACAATACGTCGGCCTTCAGAGATGTACTTCTTCAGCTCCCGGCAAGAGTGTTGATACAACTCAAGCATTGGCACTGTACAGGCACCAGCAACAACACAGCGCTCCAGCGACAGGTTCTCCTCCCCTTCCTGGAGGAACCCGTTGTCAAGGTTTCCGGGAGCTGTCGTGTGTCGCCTCTTGGTGGTTGTAAGCTCCATGAAGCGAATCGACGTCATGTTGAGGAAGTCCTGAAGGTGGATTcgctcttcgtcgtcgtcaacctcgTTCTCGAGTTGCCCGGCATCTTTCACAGGTGATTCATCAAAGTTTACCGAGTGTCCAGTCcgatcatcatcaacatctttGAATCTTCCCTGGTGTCTTGGTGTCGTTGCCGGCTCCTGTCTCTCGGGTGAGGACAACGTCGGGGTGGCGCTATTGGGTTGTAAGCTCTTTCGGAATGACAGCGTGAGCTTCCCCGTCGTCTCAGCTTTGGGGGGATGTTTGAGTCGGACGTTTTTGACGGGACTGCCTTGATGACCCTTGAGTCTCTTGACACCgtcgttctcctcctcctcgtcatcatccagctCACTGGGTCGCTTTCCGAGGAGTCCTCTGGCGCTTCCAACAGCAAGACTCTTACGGCCCCTGAGCGGATTCCGCTTCGGGCTGAGGCTATCAATCATTTCGCGAAGATTAAGTGTAGCTTCAGCACCATCGGCTTCTCGCTCGAGAATCTTTCGGCGGTTCTCCttgtcttcctcttcttgagCCTCCTTATCCACTTCGCTCACCAATTCTTTCGGATCATCGAACGTAACACCACGTTTTCCAGGCACAAACTCGGTGGCCATATCACCAATAGAACCGCGGCGGTCAAAAAGGGCGGCAACCTGTGGAGATCCAAGTCCAGCTCGATCAGCACCGACACCCGACAGTCGACGATTCTGGGGTGTCAACACAACGGTTGGAGTTCGACTGCCTGTTCCAGTATTGGTCTGAAACAGACCCTTCTTCGGCGTAGCCTTAACCGGGGATGGGGTTCTAGAGCTGATCCTGTTGGATCTAGTAGAAGATGGCCTCTTCGGAGAGGCAGACCGTGGTTTGCGTTCTGCTGTTCTGGGAGTGGTCTTTGTTGAGGATGCCGGGGCAATTTGAGGCGTGGATAGCTTCGCGGATGTCGGCGTCCTGGCCTTGGGCATCGACTGCGGTGTAGTTGACGTCTTGGCAGGAGATGGAGTCCTGCTAGACCTGCGAGCGAATTGAGGCGTCGTACTTTTGGGTCCAACGCTACGCTTCAGCTTGCTCGCTTGAGAAGATGAGGGCTCCGGGCTAGGTGTCGTAGTTGGCTTCTCGGCTGTTTGGGCTTCAGGCTTCTCAGCAGGAGTACTCTTGCTAATCGCAGCCTGGAGAGCCTCATCAGGGTTGTCTGGTGTGtcggcctcctcttccatgACCCGCTTGCCCAAGCTTCGTGCATTCCCTAGGGCATTGTTGAGAATACCGCCAATGGCAGTTGTCATTTCCATACCCATGGTAGTATCaccatcgtcctcgtccttgtcgtcgttggTATTCGATGGTCGGGTCAGAATTTGGCCAACTCCCATGGTCATGTCCATGGGCgcatcgtcttcgtcttcatcctcgtcgtctacCTGGTTGACCGTCCTTCGCCGAGAAACTCCCAagctctttctcttcttctgtgAGAGAACTCCACCCATAACTGTCGTCAGCTCCATCGACATGTCTTCGTTCCCATCTGActcgtccatctcatcgGGAACTGGCCGACGGATACCACCAATTGCCGTGGTAAACTCCATAGTGGCCTCTTCCATCGgggcatcatcctcatcatcttcgtcatccgGCGAAGGCACCGGCTTTTGCGCCTTGCTCTGGTTCATGATGCCTCCAAATACACGGGTAACGTCCATAGACATGTCCTCATCTGGATCACGTTCCTGTGCTGGCTGAGGCTTGATGATGCCACCAACCGCCCGTGTTATATCCATATCCATGTCCATATCCATATCTGatccgtcatcgtcatcgtcggctTGAGCTGATTGCGCTTGTTGGGCTTGAACTGGTGGCGGTAGATTCTCTTGGTCTCGTGCAGCGACAGTCGGCTTGTTCACATCTTTGCCCCATCCGAAAGAAGGAATGAACTCCTCGCCGTCATCGAGATCTTCATCGCTATCCTCATCGAGACGCTGAGTGCCGGCTCTTCGAGCAGCAAGTCTAAGGGCTTCGTCCAACGTTGAGGACTCTTCTTCGTCGGAATCAATCGATCGGTCTGATGCGGCTGTTGTCCCCGTCACCTCATCGATAGTGAGCATCGTTCCATCGTCAGAGTCGCTGCTTGAACCGTCGTCttcgccatcatcctccacgTCGGCAACTTCTTCCACCGCATCTGCTGGCTCGGAGTCTGAACTATAGACTGTCGATGTCGCCGTGTCATCTTCCGGGTTGTGAAAGTTTGCGGGTGGAAGGCCAGAGCTTCTTcgttgcttcttctcctcttgatCGCTAGCAGCATGCGATGAGGCCCCATGCTGTGTGTGGGCATTATTCGAAAACGCAGAGTTCCTCCTGGTTGAGTCGGTGGATGTTGTAGAGTCTTGCATGTATTCGACCTCGTGAAAGGTATGCAGGGTTGCTTCAGCCGCGAAGGAAACACGGCGGTTGGCAAGGGACTTTCGACGAGCATCACGACGCTCTCGCTCCTCGCGTTCTCGGGCGGCGGCTTGttgctcctcctcagtctTGACGGCAATCTTGGACCCATTGGATTCAGTGGTGGACTGATCTGCGAACGGAGATTCTCGTGTAGGTCCACCAAAGTCGATCAAATCAGGTACCTTCGGTTTCATGGGTGGGATTTCGGGTATGGGAATGGTCGGCTTGAGGATAGAGCGGGGGGCCTTGTTCGAGGCGGCAAGAGACTACATCATGTTAGATGGATATAACGCAAGTTGAGAGGGCATTGACTTACCAGGCGCCTGTTTCCATTTGCCTTCATGAGGGCATCTAGACCGCCTGGACCCAAACTCTTACTTCTTGACTTCTTGCGACTCGCAGCCAACGAACTTGTGACGTCGACCGTTGCATTCTCCTTTTCCATTGCTTTGCGAACATCGGTATGCGCGCCGATAGACCTGCGCGTGCGCCGCGTGGCGGGCACAGTGGCATCAGTAGCAGGCGCCATTGTCGGTAGAGTTGTCGGATCTTGTCAAGTTGAAGCCAACTCCAAACCCTGGACGCGACGGCGATAAAGTGGTAGTGGGCTGTCTCCCGCGACGGACCGTGTTTGTTTACTTTGGGCGGTAGCAACAGGGGGGAGGGGCTCCACTTTGCCAAGTCTCCCGCCATGCTCTGAACCAAAGCATAATCCCCCGCCTGCTCACGTGAGCCCTCAAGTGTCAGCCACAGATCCCCCACtcgcttaattacctaatctGTGGCGCTCGGCTGCACAGCCAATCCCAAATTTTACAAGCCCTAAGTCCCAAACTGCACGGAAATTTTGGTGTGTGATTTGCCCTACTTCTCCATCTGCGAAAACTGACCTCCGCAGCCACTCTCAACCTCGCCTCACCCAGCTTAATCCACGACACGCCCTCTCGTTACGGTACCTGCCCGAGAAGGATTATTCAAGATGTCAGTCAGAACCTCAGCAACGATCGATACACGATGTCCCGAACGAACGCGTCGCTAACCTCTGCATCAGGGCGACCGAGTTGACCGTCCAGTCGGAGCGTGCT
This region includes:
- a CDS encoding Spc7 domain-containing protein, whose product is MAPATDATVPATRRTRRSIGAHTDVRKAMEKENATVDVTSSLAASRKKSRSKSLGPGGLDALMKANGNRRLSLAASNKAPRSILKPTIPIPEIPPMKPKVPDLIDFGGPTRESPFADQSTTESNGSKIAVKTEEEQQAAAREREERERRDARRKSLANRRVSFAAEATLHTFHEVEYMQDSTTSTDSTRRNSAFSNNAHTQHGASSHAASDQEEKKQRRSSGLPPANFHNPEDDTATSTVYSSDSEPADAVEEVADVEDDGEDDGSSSDSDDGTMLTIDEVTGTTAASDRSIDSDEEESSTLDEALRLAARRAGTQRLDEDSDEDLDDGEEFIPSFGWGKDVNKPTVAARDQENLPPPVQAQQAQSAQADDDDDGSDMDMDMDMDITRAVGGIIKPQPAQERDPDEDMSMDVTRVFGGIMNQSKAQKPVPSPDDEDDEDDAPMEEATMEFTTAIGGIRRPVPDEMDESDGNEDMSMELTTVMGGVLSQKKRKSLGVSRRRTVNQVDDEDEDEDDAPMDMTMGVGQILTRPSNTNDDKDEDDGDTTMGMEMTTAIGGILNNALGNARSLGKRVMEEEADTPDNPDEALQAAISKSTPAEKPEAQTAEKPTTTPSPEPSSSQASKLKRSVGPKSTTPQFARRSSRTPSPAKTSTTPQSMPKARTPTSAKLSTPQIAPASSTKTTPRTAERKPRSASPKRPSSTRSNRISSRTPSPVKATPKKGLFQTNTGTGSRTPTVVLTPQNRRLSGVGADRAGLGSPQVAALFDRRGSIGDMATEFVPGKRGVTFDDPKELVSEVDKEAQEEEDKENRRKILEREADGAEATLNLREMIDSLSPKRNPLRGRKSLAVGSARGLLGKRPSELDDDEEEENDGVKRLKGHQGSPVKNVRLKHPPKAETTGKLTLSFRKSLQPNSATPTLSSPERQEPATTPRHQGRFKDVDDDRTGHSVNFDESPVKDAGQLENEVDDDEERIHLQDFLNMTSIRFMELTTTKRRHTTAPGNLDNGFLQEGEENLSLERCVVAGACTVPMLELYQHSCRELKKYISEGRRIVKEIEMDTFEENPPLFKEYMAATPEIKTLMDKQFMNVKNHARLLSKAMWYEWRMKLQDGLKEGLLRIDEGMEVDKESLDQQKSLLDSVLPAIMTRYQSLVEESGNLEEVARELADCDPADLEAAREELSDLDQDIELKKKRIADLREQFQASEVEVEDLVARKQKCLEDIKESEKIREECRGWTSTEVNSLKARVDAIEKEHGWAVTGISGTVLSMAYKREIEIVFDIASFKTHRPNSTIDLWYIADSREKNPLPKTAEKEFFLQCIRDHVRALPQSRTEVSHLLNMVRAAWDKANLVSTQVGRMNASFPTTVQKTSDSSVAITTSLLLVPLETRVEVKLNLLGQSGPEGLDVAVTPEAKVLYGEHFNVSKVAEFLGSRVGKAVGAGEEEWSNVMVELHTRLIARGRK